GGGCGGCGGCGATCAGGGCGGTGCGCAGGGCCGGAATCTGGCTTTTGGCGGGATAGCCGAGTTCGACGTCGAAGGCGACGTCGCCGCCGTCGATCTGGAGATTCTTGACCGCCTTGGGGCCGGCCAGGGGCTTGCCCGTGTTGGGATCGATGACGGCCTGCAAGGCCTGCAGCAAGAGTTCGGAAGCGACCATGGGGTCTTGTGCGTGGAAGTCGGAAAAAGGAAAAATGGCCGCCGCGGCGGCCGTCCGATCCATCTTAGCAGAGCGCTTTGCGCTGCCGCAGAAGGCCCGCCGTGCGCCCGCGGAACTGCCGCCGGGCTGGTCTATACTGGCCGCCATACCACGCTGTTTAACGCGGCTTTCCCATCGCATCCCATGATCGACAAAACCGACATCACGGGCCTGATTCTCGCGGGCGGGCGCGGCAGCCGCATGGGCGGCGTCGACAAGGGCCTGCAGAACTACCAGGGCATTCCCATGGCCATGCATGCCTTGCTGCGGCTGTCGCCGCAGGTGGGCCAGGCTATGATCAACGCCAACCGCAACCTGGGCGCCTACGAAGCCATGGGCGTGCCGGTATGGCCCGACACCCTGCCCGATTTCGCCGGCCCCCTGGCCGGGCTGGCGGCGGGCCTGGAACGCTGCGAAACCCGCTATCTGGCCACCGTGCCCTGCGACAGCCCGCGCTTTCCGCTCGACCTGGTCGAGCGCCTGGCCGGCGAACTGGCCGGGCACGACGCCGACATCGCCATGGCCGCCACGCTGCAGAACGGCCAGCTGCGCACCCAGCCGGTGTTCTGCCTGATGAAGACCTCGCTGCTGCCCAGCCTGCTGGCCTTCCTGCAAAGCGGGCAGCGCAAGATCGACGCCTGGACGGCCATGCACCGCTGCGTCGAGGTGCGCTTCGACGATGCGCCGGCCTTCGCCGGCGCCAACACGCTGGCCGAACTGCAACAGCTATGACCCGCCCCCTGCCTCCCAGCCTCGCTTCCATCGCCTCGTGCATCAGCGGCTACGACCCGGCCGCCCTGCCGGTGGCCCAGGCCCGCGCCTTCATCGACCAGCTCGTGCCGCGCGTGCGCGCCGCCGAAATGCTGCCGCTGCGCTCGGCCCTGGGCCGCGTGCTGGCCAGCGACGTGGTCTCGCACCTGAATGTGCCCGC
This genomic window from Bordetella petrii contains:
- the mobA gene encoding molybdenum cofactor guanylyltransferase MobA gives rise to the protein MIDKTDITGLILAGGRGSRMGGVDKGLQNYQGIPMAMHALLRLSPQVGQAMINANRNLGAYEAMGVPVWPDTLPDFAGPLAGLAAGLERCETRYLATVPCDSPRFPLDLVERLAGELAGHDADIAMAATLQNGQLRTQPVFCLMKTSLLPSLLAFLQSGQRKIDAWTAMHRCVEVRFDDAPAFAGANTLAELQQL